The following nucleotide sequence is from Myxococcota bacterium.
ATCCCGCGCGAGCCGAACGGCAAGTTCCGCGCGGTGAAGTCGAGGGTCGGGAGGAACGCCCCGTGACGGCGGCCGAGGCGGCCATGCGGCCCGACGTCGGCCTCGCGCGCGCGCGCCCGAGCTATGCCGGGCTCGCGCCGCCGTTCGGCCCGGGCGTGGCCTGGCCCGAGCTCGTCGCCGGCGGCCTCGCCGATCCCGCCGGTGCCGTCGGCGCGCCGAGCCCCGTCTACGCCGCCGTGCGCCGCGCGCTCGCGGGAGCGGGCCTCGACCGAGCGCGCTTCGGCACCGCTTCGTGGAACCCGCTCGGCGCGCTCGCGGCGCCGGGCAGCCGCATCGTGTTGAAGCCCAACTTCATCCGGCACTGGAACCCGTGCGCGGAGGGCACGCTCGACTCGCTCGTGACGCACGGCTCCGTGCTGCGCGCCGTCGCGGACTACGCCTGGCTCGCGGCGGGCGAGGCGGGCAGCGTCGTCGTCGCCGAGGCTCCGCAGCACGACTGCGACTGGGACGTCGTCGCACGCTTCGCCGGTCTTCCCGAGCTCGTCGCGCACTACCGCGCGCGACTCGGGCGCGAGCTCGAGGTCGTCGACCTGCGCCGCGAGTGCGTGCGCTACGAGGACGGCGTGATCGTCGAGCGGCGCGCGCTGCCCGGCGACCCGGCCGGCTACCGCCTCGTCGACCTCGGCGCGCGCAGCGCGTTCGAGGGCTCGGGCCTCGACCCCGCGCGCTTCCGCGGCGCCGACTACGACCCCGGCCCGACCACCGGCCACCACTCGGGGGGCCGGCACGCGTACCTGCTGTCCGAGACGGTGCTCGCGTCCGACCTCGTCGTGAACCTGCCCAAGCTCAAGACGCACAAGAAGACGGGCGTCACGCTCGCGCTCAAGAACCTCGTCGGCATCAACGGCGACAAGAACCTGCTGCCCCACCACTGCGTCGGCGGCGTCGACGAGGGCGGCGACGAGTATCCGGGAAGCGGCGCCCTCGACCGCTGGCGCAGCCGCGCGACCGAGGTCGCGCGGCGCCTGCTCTCGCGCGGCATCGGCACGCGGATCGTGCGCGCGGTGCGGCGCGCCGAGGATCGCGCGCGCGGCGCCGACTTCGTGCGCAGCGGCAACTGGCACGGCAACCGGACGACCTGGCGCATGTGCCTCGACCTGAACCGCGCGCTCTACTACAGCGACGCGTCCGGCGCGCACTTCGACGCCTCTGCGCCCGTGCGGCCGGTGCTCACGGTGCTCGACGGGGTGGTGGCCGGGGAGGGCGAGGGGCCGCTCGCGCCGCGCGACCGCGCGCTCGGCTGCGTCGTGGCCTCGACCGACCCCGTCGCGCTCGACCTCGTCGCCGTGCGCCTCATGGGCTTCGAGGCCGAGCGGATCCCCAAGATCGCGGAGGCGCTGCGCCGAGGCGGCCCGCTGCCCGTCACGTCGGTCGGGGCGCCCGGCGACGTGCGGGTGGTCGCGTTCGACGAAGGCTCGGACGCGCCCCGAACG
It contains:
- a CDS encoding DUF362 domain-containing protein, producing MTAAEAAMRPDVGLARARPSYAGLAPPFGPGVAWPELVAGGLADPAGAVGAPSPVYAAVRRALAGAGLDRARFGTASWNPLGALAAPGSRIVLKPNFIRHWNPCAEGTLDSLVTHGSVLRAVADYAWLAAGEAGSVVVAEAPQHDCDWDVVARFAGLPELVAHYRARLGRELEVVDLRRECVRYEDGVIVERRALPGDPAGYRLVDLGARSAFEGSGLDPARFRGADYDPGPTTGHHSGGRHAYLLSETVLASDLVVNLPKLKTHKKTGVTLALKNLVGINGDKNLLPHHCVGGVDEGGDEYPGSGALDRWRSRATEVARRLLSRGIGTRIVRAVRRAEDRARGADFVRSGNWHGNRTTWRMCLDLNRALYYSDASGAHFDASAPVRPVLTVLDGVVAGEGEGPLAPRDRALGCVVASTDPVALDLVAVRLMGFEAERIPKIAEALRRGGPLPVTSVGAPGDVRVVAFDEGSDAPRTLGLDAVSADAAFAPHPGWRGHVEARGPEGGARVDGESRQAGETARCAG